The Paraburkholderia sp. PREW-6R genomic interval CGCGAGCGTCGACGAAATTCTCGACGACAAGGAAGCCGATGCCGGTGACCGTCTCGCCGCCGCCGAGGCAGTCACAGGACTCTTCTCGTCCGACATGCCGAACAATATCTTCCTGCCCCGCTATCTGCCGCTGTTGCAATCCGATCCCGGGATCCTGCATCACCACGGACAGGTGGCGCAGTTGCTGCGCGGAATCGAGGAAAAGAGGTAGCCGCATCCCGTATTTCCTCACCTTCCGGAAGCGCGGTATCGAGCAGTCGGGCAGTGCATAGGCGGCGCACTGCCCTGACGCGATGAATGGATGACCCGGCTTTGTGGACTATGAAGGTCGCCAGCACACGCGAAATAGCGCAATGTGTATGGGATTCGTACGGGATTCGCAACAGTGACGCTTCCAGCCACGTTGCACGAGCCCGTATCAGCGCGCCGCCTTTCAAATTGCCTGGGTTTGCTGAATAAAAGCAAGGGTGAGCTTTTACGGGAGCGCACGCCATGTGACGCGTGCCGCACGGTGCAACAGCCGCGCGCTTCGTCGCCGGAAAATAAAAATGCCGATGCCCATCACAGGCACCGGCATTTTCGTTGAGCCACTTTACGCGCGCGCAGCGCGACAGCTTTTACCGCAGCGCTTTGACCGCGTCCGCCGTTACATTGGCGGGCTGGCCGCCCCACGTGGCGCGCAGATAGTTTGCGAGCTGCGCGAGTTCGGTGTCGCTCAGTTGCCGCGCGAAGCCCGGCATGTCCTGCATGCGCTCCAGGCCCGGAAACTCCTCCGGCTCCAGACCGTCGAGCATCGCGACGAGCAGATTGCGCGGATCGCTTTGACGCAGCGTCGAGTTTGCCTGCATCGGCACGGCGACATGCGGCTTGCCCTGCCCGTTCAGTCCGTGACAACCCGCGCACACCGCGAGGTAGACGTTGCGGCCCGCTTCGAGTTGCGCGGCATCGGCCGAACCCCGCTGCAACGCCTGCGGCGCCAACGGATGATCGCCAAGCAGATAGGTAGAGAGCGCGCGCAGATCGTCATGCGTCATGTACTGGCTGCTCAGATGGATCACCGGATACATTTCGCCGAACGCCGAGCCTTGCGGCGCAATGCCCGTTGCGAAGAAGGCCTGCAGATCCGTCGCCGTCCAGCCCCGTGCGGCGAGACCCTGCGGCGTGATATCGGGCGCGGCGATACGGCCAAGCGCCGCGCCCGTCAGCGGCCTTGCATTATCGAGCTGGCCCGAGAACGCGCGCGGTGTGTGGCACTCCGCGCAATGACCCAGTGCGTTCGCCAGATACCGGCCACGATTCCAGTCCGCCGATTGTCCCGTCGATGCATCCGGCAACGCGTCCCTCAGGAACGCCCAGTCCCAGAACCGCACGCCAAAGCGCAGGTTGAACGGGAACGTCAGGTCCGGGTCACGATTCGTTACGGCAGCCGGTTTCTGCGCCATCAGGTAGGCGTAGATTGCGTCGCTGTCCGCGCGCGACAACATCCGGTACGACGTGTACGGCATCGCGGGATACAGATGCTTGTCCGGCGCCACGCCGTCATGCAGCGCTTTATACAGGTCGTCGGCAGTCCAGTTGCCGATGCCGTGCGTCCTGTCGGGCGTGATGTTGGTCCCGTAGAACGTGCCGAACGGAGACGCCAGCTTCACGCCACCGGCGAACGGCGCGCCGTCCGCGGCCGTGTGGCACGCGGCGCAGTCGGCGGCCTTGACGAGATAACGGCCACGCGCGAGCGGATCGGCGGCAGTGGACTGCGGACCCATGGCGGCGGCGGCGGCCGTAGCGGCGGCCAGATCGTCCTGCTTCGCACAGGCGCTCAGCACGAGCGCGGTGCCGAGCGCCAGTAGCGCGCGGCTGACGCGCCGGGGACGATCGCCGAAGCGGGTCGTTCGAGCCGCCACGCGATTCTCAAGGCGACTCGCGCTGCCGCTCCCCGAGGTTGTCGCCATGCGGCTTGCGATGCGTCTCGTCATGCTGCGGCTCCCGGAACGGCATCTTTCACGAGGCCGGGCGTCGTCATCACGACTTCCTTCACGGCTTCGTAATAGCGCACGTAGCCCGTGCAGCGGCAGATGTGGTCGTTCAGCGCGGCGGTGATGGTGACTTCCACCTTGTCGCGCGCGACCGGCTGACGCTTCAGGCGTTCGAGCAACACGATTGCCGCATTGACGAAGCCCGGCGTGCAGTAGCCGCACTGGAAACTGAAATGCTCCAGGAACTTCTGCTGGATCGGCGCGAGTTCGACGACCTCGCCCGCTTCGTTGCGCGTCGCGTGCCCTTCGATCGTGCGAATACTTTTGCCGTGGAAGAAGTTTGCACCGGTGATGCAGGTGCGCACTTCCTCGCTGGTGCCGTCCGGGTTGTCCACGATCACGACGCACGCGTGACAGATTCCCTGACCGCAGCCGAGCCGCGAACCGGTCAGGTGCAGATACTCGTGCAGGTAGTCGATCATCATCAGACCGGCCGGCACGTCGGTCGGTCCGACCATGCTGCCGTTCACTCTGACCGACAACGGCAGCTTGCGAAAATGCGTCAACGGCTGTTCGACGGGCGGGCTTGCAGGACCAGCCGGTGTGCCGGCGGACGTGCTGCCCGTGGTCGTCACCGAAGAACTGGCCGCGACGGCGGAAGCCGCCTGAGCATCGCTTGCGGGAACCCTGGCAGTGGCGTCGGCAGCCGCGCCACCCGCGGCGGTTGCGTTCACCGCGCCGCTCGCCGCGCTGGCGCTCGTGCTGGCATTGGCGTTGGTTTGAATAGCGTCCGTCATGCGAGCGCCTCCTGAATACGTTGCGGGGTAACCGGCAGGTCGGTAAAGCGATGGCCGATCGCGTGGGCGATAGCGTTCACGATGGCGCCGACCACTGGAATCATCACGACTTCTGCGATGCCCTTCGGCGGATCGGTGTCGGTCAACGGCGGCAGCACTTCGCCGGTCTGGGTCCAGACGGCGACGTCGGTGGCGCGCGGCAGGTGGTATCGATTGAAATTCCACGTGCCGTTGCCGGGGCCATCTTCGTAAAGCGGCAGATATTCGTGCAGTGCGTGGCCGATGCCCATGGCAAGACCGCCCTGCAATTGACCCGACACGAGTTGTGGCGAAATCTGATTGCCGCACTCCATGATCGAATGATGCGCAAGCAGATCGACCTTGCCGCTCGCCTCATGCACCGATAACTCGACGAGCGTGCCAACCGCGCTGTAATACGTGACGGCGGCGTTGTTGCGTTGCACCGGCGCAATGAATACGCGCTGACGGTCGAGCACACGGTAGCGGTTCACCGTGGTCTGCAACTTCTTGCGCTCGTCGGCGGCGTTATCGCCATAGCGCACCGAAAGACCGTCGAGCGGCAGACGCACCACGTTGCCGTCGATATCGAATTCCGCCTCGGTCCACTGCCAGCGGTTGAACACATGGACCGTCGCACCCGTCACGAGTCCGAGTTCGTGCGCCTTCTTCGCGAGCTGATCGAACGGCAGCGCTTCGAGACCTGCTGCGGAGAGCTTGCCGTCTACCCAGCGTGCGTCTTCGATACGCACGACCAGCGGCGCGGCCTGTCCGCCGCCGATACCCTGGCCCCAGAGGCTCAGCGCCGCCGGCCACAGACCGTGGGTGAACAGCACGCGTGCGGCCTCGCGGGTGCTGTGCGTGAAGTAGTACGCCGAATTCGTCGCGCTCGACGGCGACGCATAGCCGGGCGACCAGCGCGGATTCGCTGCGAGCTTGTCCTGATCCGCCTGCGACATCGTGTATGGATCGCCGCTCGTCACGACCGGCAGATCCGGCCAGTCCGTGATCGCAACGTGCACGTCGGTGGCCGGCTTGCCAAGCCACTTCGCGACAGCGACCGCCTGCGACGTCGACATACCCGTGCCGATTTCTGCCGCCGTGTGCTGCAGGCTGATCTTGCCTTCGGCCGTGAACTCGACCTTCGCGAACGAGGTCTCCGCGCCCGTGCCGAAATCTTTCTGTACACACGCGAAGCCGACGCCGTAGCGCTTGCCCGGGTGCGTCGCTTCGAACTCGGCCTTGCGCTTTGCGCGGTTGATCCACAGCGGATGCACCTTCGCCTTGTTCAGCACGTCGTCGACGCGAATCGCGCCGGCCGGCACCGCGCCCTGCGTGTTCTTCATGCCCGAGCGCAGCGCGTTTTTCAGACGGAAGTCGATGGGATCGACCCCGAGTTGCGCCGCGATTTCGTCGACCATCATTTCGGTCGCGGCCATGCTCTGCAGCGTGCCGTAGCCGCGCGCGGAACCTGCGTCGATTGCACGCGACGCAACGGCGACCGCGGACAGATCGTTCTTCGGGAAGTAGTAGATCGATTGCGCGGCCGTTGCGCCCACCATGGCCACCGACGGCGAGAAGTTGCACCGTCCGCCGCCGTTCGCTTCCATCTCGGCCTTGAACGATTGCAGCAGACCCGTCTTCCTGTCGACCGCGATCCGGTAATTCATCTTGAACGCATGGCGCTTCAGCGCAGTCTGGAACTGCTCGTAGCGGTCGTTGGCAAGACGCACCGGCCGGCCGTCCGAGTACAACGAACAGACGAGGCCGTAGAACGGCACGTTGAAGTGATCTTTCGAACCGTAGCCCACGGTATAGCACGGGTGAATGAACAGCTTCTTCACCGGGAAAGCGCATTTCGCGACCATCTCCGCGGCGCTGTCGCCGACTTCGGACGGCGCTTGCGTCGGCACGACCATATGCAGCGATTGAGTCGCTGCGTCGTACCACGCGTTTACGTTGTCGGGCTCGAGCGCAGCCGTATCGATCGACTGTGTGTTGTACTCGCGCGCCATCACAAGCCAGTCCGGCGACGGCTGGTCGAGTTCGTGCTGGATCTGCGCGGCGTGGAACATGCCCTGCTCGTCGAGCTTGCCGTGTTCGACGCCGTCCGGCCACACCGGCTGATGTTTGCGCATCATGCTCGGGAAGATCGGCGCGTCTTTCAGGCTGGAGTAGCTGTCGTCGTCATAAGGCGTGTTGCCGCCGACACGCACGAAGCGGAACGTGCCCCACGGATCGCGCTCGAGCGGCCCGGTCTGCGCGCCGTAACGGATGATCTGATCCTGGAACTTGAGCTTGTCTTTTGCAAAGCGGAAGCGCGCGAAATCGTGATAGATGAGAATGGCCACCGCGTGCCCGAGGTAGGCGGGCGTCTTGCCGGGCGGCAGCAGCATGTCGTCGCCATAGAACGCGGGGAACACGAGGCCGTCGCGCTTCAGGTCGTCGGCGCTCACCACGCGATCCGGTTTCAGCTCGTCGCCGAGCAGGCTCAGATCGAAGCCTTCATAGGTACGGTCGGCGAGCGTCGTGCGCAGAATGAATGCATGCGACTGCTGTTGCGGCCAGTGCGGCATGTCGGTTGCGCGAATGTCGCGCGCGAATACTTTCGAACCCGTCACCTTGGATATTCCGTCGATACGGAATTTCGCCTGGCCGTTGACGGCGTCCCACTGAACCGGCGTGAGAATCTTCTCTTCGAACAACGCGGCGAATGCGCGGCTGCCCATCGGCGCGATATAGACCGAGACACCCGCCAGCACACTGGCCTTCAGAAAACTGCGACGCGAAAGGCCGAGTTTCCCCATGGACTTCTCCTTTATTGAAAACAGCGGCAACACGGCGGCGCAGCCGACTTGCTGCGACCTCGTGCGCAGCCGCGCGCCATGCGCGCCAAACCCGCGTTGAATGGCTTTCGCCGCGACGAGGGAGGGGTTCGATCAGCAGGCGCAAGCTCGCGCCCGAGCGGTCGGCGACCTGCGGCGGCTATTCATTCAGCGTATGACCGCGCCGCAGTCGTTGTGACTTTCGTTGAACTACCGTGAGTTGCCCACTCTTTGTCCTACAGAGGACAAGGGCCGCGATTATCGCGCTGATTTGCCGCACGTTGCGTCAAATTTTGTCCCGCTATCTCGCAAATAAAGAAACGCGTATAGATTGTCATAACGCCAGTTATATAAAGCTCATGCGGCTTTGTTAATAAGCTGATTTCGGACCGGTCGGCGGTTTCCGCCGTGCGATCAGAAAGCACGTCTGTTTATAAAGGGTTCCTAATTATTTAAGGTGCTCAAGTCTCTTTACGGATGGGTACTCGCCACGCGCAGCTTTTTGCTGAACGCCAGGCTCAATCTCTTTAATGGTGACGGCAATCGCCAAGGGTCGCGCGAACACCCCGCCCTTTCGGACAAATCTTATGCGCCATTAGGAATAGGACGATAGGTAGGCAATCGCGAAAAAAATATTCTTACGCGTCCGCCCCTTGCCTGGCCTGCGCCGCGTCCAACGCGGCAGGCTGGTCAGCCGGGAAATCCATACCGTCAGAATATTTTTCTTCGCCGCCTTCCCAGCGCGGCGAAGCGTCGAGGTGAACAGTGGACCCGCTCAGCCCATCCAATTCGGCCAGCCGCTTCATGAGCGGCTTTTTTCTCGGCGCACTGATCGCCGCCGTCATCATGGTTCTGCTATGCAACGCTGGCCAGTTCTCTCCGTTCATGGCACGGCTGCATGCGCTACAACAGGTGATCGTAACGGCGCTCGTGTCGCTCGTTATCGTCGACGCAAAACCGTTGATGTACAAAACCGTCTGGCGTGAAAAACGCTGTAGTTTCGTGCTCGACGAAGACATCAGCGCGACGCTTCGTGGCCGTACCTTCGGCATTCCTGCCGGCGTGATTGTCGGCATCCTGATCCAGAACTTCGTGATGAACTGAGCGTGTGCCGGCTCGTCGCCCGGCCGTTCGCTAGAACTTGTGCCTGATCGCCGCGCGCACCACGACCTGCTTCGACGTGGATGACGGCGATTGCGTGCCGACGTTGAACGCATCGTCCAGAATCGAATAGGTCGAGTCGCCCGTCACCTGCTGGTATTCGCCCTGTATATAGACGTCGGTGCGTTTGGACAGGTTGTAGTCCGCCATCAGACCAAACGAGTGGACCCGCGGCTTGACCCCGCCGTTCGAAGCGTCATAGGTTTCCATCGTATAAACGTACTGCGCGCCGACGAAAAACATCGGCGAGATCTGATACTTGCCATTCACTTCGAAGTTTTGATATTTCAGCGAGTTCAGCAGAATGCCCGGCGGCGCGAGCGGCGTGATACCAAGGTAGCCGTTGCCGGTCGGGTCGAGGTAATTCGAATTCGTATAGACGAAGCCCGCGGTGGCCGGCCCGAACGTGTACGTCATCCCGCCGCCGAACGTGCGCATGCGGCCCGCTATGAAACTCGCGTCGTTCGAGGTGATCGCGCCATTCGCGCCATTCCCCGGGTTATCGGCCTGAAGATAGGCGCCCGCGACGAGCAGGCCGCCGTACGCATACTGTCCGCCGAAACTGTACGCACGGTTATTCGCGAAGCCGGTGTCGTTGCTGAAGCTGTACATGCCGCCGAACTGGAAGCCGGACAGCGACGGGCTCGTGTATTTGACCGCGTTGTCGAGGCGAAACGAGTTGTCGGTGTTGTCGTTGTCGTACGGGTGGGAAAACAGCAAGCCGGCCCAGTTGCCGTTTGCGGTGGTCTGCGCAAGATAGTCGACCATCGAATCGTACTGGCGGCCGAACGTCAATGAGCCGTAGTTGTCTGCGCTCAGCCCGACGAATGCCTGGCGCCCGAACAGCCGGCCGCCCTGGTTCAGGCGCCCGGAGTTCACGTCGAAACCGTTTTCAAGCTGGAAGATCGCCTTCAGTCCGCCGCCGAGTTCTTCCGAGCCTTTCAGACCCCAACGGCTGCCTTGCGCATAACCGCTTGTCAGTTCATACACATGACCGCGACCGGCGTTGTTCGTGTAGTTCACACCCTCGTCGATCACCCCGTAAAGCGTCACGCTCGTCTGCGCCGAAGCGGACGCTGCAAATGCGGCGCACAAAGCGGCAGAGACAGCCAGCGCGAACACTTGCTTGTTCATGAAGATCTCCCTGCACTCTCGAGTAATGGGACAACTCGATCCGACCGCCCGATCGCCCTTCGACGGGTCAACCACGGACTCCGGGGCGCTTGTTGGAAATCGTCACACGCCGATTGCTGGCCGTCCATTGGGTGCCACGCTCAAAGCTCAAATCGTTGCTAATTCTCCACTTGCCACACCCGCCCCTTTTTTTGACGAGCGCAATGAGGTAAGCGGCGAGCCGTCTTGAGCGCACTTCCGCTGTGTTCAGTATGGTTGGGGTTAACGCGTAGATTTAACGGCCGCATTGTCACAAAAAGAAATATAATCATGGACTTGCTGCACCGCGGCGGCGGAACCCATGAACGGTTGTCAGGGTCTCCATGAAAGCTATTTTTTGCAAAAGCAGGTGGCCCGAGCTTCGGCGGCTCCAGACCGATTCGCGACAGAGTGGCAACGAAAATCTGACGCCTGGCGACGTTTGCCGCGCTGCATGAGCGCGCCGTCGCGACGGGCATTTTGACGACAAGAAATGAAACAATCGCAATCCCGCCTGATCGAGCTCGATTTTTTCCGCGGACTGGTCCTGTTGATCATCGTGGTGGACCATATCGGCGGCAGCATTCTGTCGCGTGTCACGCTACACGCCTACGCACTGTGCGATGCCGCCGAAGTGTTCGTGTTTCTCGGAGGCTTTGCCACCGCCACGGCTTATGCGGCCCTTGCCGAACGGCGCAGCGAAGCCACCGCGCGCAACCGGTTCCTGCGCCGCTCGCTGGAGATCTACCGCGCGTTCCTCGTCACTGCGGGTCTGATGCTGCTGGTCAGCGCCGTGCTGACCGCTTTCAGCATCGACGCTCCTAATCTCGCCACCACCGATCTCGACGACCTGATGGACGCGCCGCTTGCCGCGCTTCGCGACATTCTGCTGTTTCGCCGCCAGCCGTATCTCGCCTCGGTACTGCCCATGTATGCGTTCTTCGCGCTGCTCGCGCCCATGGTGCTGCCGCTTGCGCGCAGCAAGCCGTGGCTGCTGCTGGCCGGCAGCGTCGCCTTGTGGGCCGGGGCGCCGGCCGTCGACGCCTATCTGCCCGCAGCGCCGGACATGCATTGGGATTTCAATCCGTTTGCGTGGCAACTGCTGTTCGTGATCGGCGTACTCGCGCGCTGCCAGCGCGTCTACCAGCGGGTCAGCGCGCATCGGCTTGGCTGGATCGTGAGCGCCCTCGCTTTCGCCGTGGTGGCGGCGGCCGCGTATTACAAGCTTTTCATCGAACACGAGCCGCTTGACGGCAGCCTGAAGCAGAACCTTTCGTACTTGCGCGCGGTGAATTTTCTTGCGATCGGCTGGCTCGTCGCCAATCTGATCCAGCTCGGCTGGGCAAAGAAGGCCGCGCAGTGGCTGCCGTGGGTCGGCGTGATCGGCCGCAAGGGGTTGCTGTGTTTCGTGGCGGGCGCGGTGATTTCGCTGACCGTCGACTCGGTGCTCTACGCGGCCACCGACGGCTATCTGAACTATCCGCTCGGCCTGCTCGCGGACGCAATTGCGGTCGGCGCGCTGTTCGCGGTGGCGCTGGCATCCGAACCGCTCAAACGTTTCTTTGCCCGGCTTTACGGCACCCGTCTGCGCACGTGGCCGTAAGCGCTGCAAGATCGTGGCGAGCCGCGCTTTTGCTCGCCGTACACGTTGAAGAGGCGCCACCGGTTAGTCCCACGCCGCGAGTCACCCAAGCGCCGCACGCTCCATCCGATATGCGTCCACTCCTGCACTCCGCCCTTCTCGTTGTGTGCGCCGCCACTCAGGCGCAGGCTGACGCCAGTACGGTGATCACCCGCAGCTTTCACTCAAATGCGCTCGACCGCGACTGGTCCTACACGATTTACCTGCCCACCGGCTATCGCCACGATGGCGCCCGGATCCCGGTGCTCTATCTCCTGCATGGCAACAATGGCGACGCGACCGACTGGATCACGCAAGGCCACCTGCAAACCGCCGCCGACGTGCTGATCGAGCACAAGGAGATGCCGCCCGTCGCGATCGTGATGCCGCAGGGCGGCACGGACTGGTATGTCGATCGCAAGGAGAAAATGGAGACCGCGTTTTTCGACGATCTGCTGCCCGAGATCGAATCGCACTATGCAGTGTCCACGCAGCGTGGCGGCCGGATGATCGGCGGTGTGTCGATGGGCGGCTTCGGCGCGCTGCGCTATGCGATGACGCAACCCGAACTGTTCTGCGGCGCATTGCTGCTGAGCCCGGCCATTTATGCGACCGAGCCGCCGCGCGCGTCCGCGGCGCGACGGGTCGGTGTGTTCGGCGAGCGGCAATTCGATGCGAGTGTCTGGCACGCGCTCAACTATCCGGCGCAGTGGGAGCACTACATGAGCCGGCCGTATCGGCTGCCCATGTTCATCGCCGCCGGCGACGACGATCTCTCGATCCAGGCCGAGGCATCATCGCTGTACACGCATTTGCGGCTGGCGGGAAACCCGGCGGCGCTGCGCATTATCGACGGCGGCCACACGTGGGACGTGTGGAGCGCATTGCTGCCGGCCGCGCTCAAGTACACGCTCGCCTGCGTGAAGCCCGTTGCGCAGGAGCACCCGTCTTATCAGCGGCCATGAGCCTGGCGGTTCATGTGGCGGCTGATGTGGCGGCTGATGTGGCGGCTCATGTGGCGGCTCATGTGGCGGCTCATGTGGCCGCTCATGTGGCGGCTCATGTGGCCGCTCATGTGGTAGTCATGTGGCGACTCAAGTAGCGGCCTGACACGACGACTTGCCAGAACCGCCGCCCTCCCGCCATCGCGTGTGCAACTATTGCACGAGGTCAGTCCACAGCACCATCAGCACGGTCATCAACGCGGGCCCGATGAACAGCCCGAGCAGCCCGAAGGTCTCCGCGCCGCCAAGAATGCCGAACAGAACGAGCAGAAACGGCAACCGCGTGGAATTGCCGATCAGCACTGGCCGGACGAAGTGCTCGGCGACGAACACCACCACCGTGCCAAACGCGGCCAAACCGATTGCGCTCGCCACCGAACCCTGCGAGAACAGCCATAACGCAGCCAGCCCGAACGTGAGCGGCGCACAGAATGGCAGCATCGCGGCGATTGCGGTGATCAGCGCCAGCAGTGCGACGTGCGGCAAGCCGGTGATGAAGTACGCCACGCCCATCAGCGCACCCTCCCCGAGTCCGACCACCACGAGTCCGGACACCGTTCCGCGCACCGCCGCGGCCATACGCTGAAGCAGTTGCGCACCGGCTTCGCCGAACGCCCGCCGCATGCCCTTGATCAGGTCGCCGGACAGGCGCGGCCCTGCCTGGAAGATCACGAACAGTGTGACCAGCATGAACGCGAACACCATCATCGCGTGAATCGCGCGTGCGCCGAAATGGCGGCCGAGCGTCATAACCGTGGCGCCGTGCAACTGCTTCATCGCCGAGGAATCACGCAGCGGTTGCGCGAGATTGGCCTGCCACCAGGCGGTGATCTGATGCGCGCCGACAGGCAGGTTCTGCAGGAAAGCCGGCATGGGGATGCCATTTTCCTGCGCCGTCTTGAACCATTCAGTCAGGTCATGCATTTCGTGCAGCGCCTGGCCGATGGCGATTCCCACAGGCAGCACGACCAGCAATGCAATGGCGAGCGTGAGCGCGACGGCCACC includes:
- a CDS encoding porin → MNKQVFALAVSAALCAAFAASASAQTSVTLYGVIDEGVNYTNNAGRGHVYELTSGYAQGSRWGLKGSEELGGGLKAIFQLENGFDVNSGRLNQGGRLFGRQAFVGLSADNYGSLTFGRQYDSMVDYLAQTTANGNWAGLLFSHPYDNDNTDNSFRLDNAVKYTSPSLSGFQFGGMYSFSNDTGFANNRAYSFGGQYAYGGLLVAGAYLQADNPGNGANGAITSNDASFIAGRMRTFGGGMTYTFGPATAGFVYTNSNYLDPTGNGYLGITPLAPPGILLNSLKYQNFEVNGKYQISPMFFVGAQYVYTMETYDASNGGVKPRVHSFGLMADYNLSKRTDVYIQGEYQQVTGDSTYSILDDAFNVGTQSPSSTSKQVVVRAAIRHKF
- a CDS encoding (2Fe-2S)-binding protein codes for the protein MTDAIQTNANASTSASAASGAVNATAAGGAAADATARVPASDAQAASAVAASSSVTTTGSTSAGTPAGPASPPVEQPLTHFRKLPLSVRVNGSMVGPTDVPAGLMMIDYLHEYLHLTGSRLGCGQGICHACVVIVDNPDGTSEEVRTCITGANFFHGKSIRTIEGHATRNEAGEVVELAPIQQKFLEHFSFQCGYCTPGFVNAAIVLLERLKRQPVARDKVEVTITAALNDHICRCTGYVRYYEAVKEVVMTTPGLVKDAVPGAAA
- a CDS encoding alpha/beta hydrolase-fold protein — translated: MRPLLHSALLVVCAATQAQADASTVITRSFHSNALDRDWSYTIYLPTGYRHDGARIPVLYLLHGNNGDATDWITQGHLQTAADVLIEHKEMPPVAIVMPQGGTDWYVDRKEKMETAFFDDLLPEIESHYAVSTQRGGRMIGGVSMGGFGALRYAMTQPELFCGALLLSPAIYATEPPRASAARRVGVFGERQFDASVWHALNYPAQWEHYMSRPYRLPMFIAAGDDDLSIQAEASSLYTHLRLAGNPAALRIIDGGHTWDVWSALLPAALKYTLACVKPVAQEHPSYQRP
- a CDS encoding molybdopterin cofactor-binding domain-containing protein, with product MGKLGLSRRSFLKASVLAGVSVYIAPMGSRAFAALFEEKILTPVQWDAVNGQAKFRIDGISKVTGSKVFARDIRATDMPHWPQQQSHAFILRTTLADRTYEGFDLSLLGDELKPDRVVSADDLKRDGLVFPAFYGDDMLLPPGKTPAYLGHAVAILIYHDFARFRFAKDKLKFQDQIIRYGAQTGPLERDPWGTFRFVRVGGNTPYDDDSYSSLKDAPIFPSMMRKHQPVWPDGVEHGKLDEQGMFHAAQIQHELDQPSPDWLVMAREYNTQSIDTAALEPDNVNAWYDAATQSLHMVVPTQAPSEVGDSAAEMVAKCAFPVKKLFIHPCYTVGYGSKDHFNVPFYGLVCSLYSDGRPVRLANDRYEQFQTALKRHAFKMNYRIAVDRKTGLLQSFKAEMEANGGGRCNFSPSVAMVGATAAQSIYYFPKNDLSAVAVASRAIDAGSARGYGTLQSMAATEMMVDEIAAQLGVDPIDFRLKNALRSGMKNTQGAVPAGAIRVDDVLNKAKVHPLWINRAKRKAEFEATHPGKRYGVGFACVQKDFGTGAETSFAKVEFTAEGKISLQHTAAEIGTGMSTSQAVAVAKWLGKPATDVHVAITDWPDLPVVTSGDPYTMSQADQDKLAANPRWSPGYASPSSATNSAYYFTHSTREAARVLFTHGLWPAALSLWGQGIGGGQAAPLVVRIEDARWVDGKLSAAGLEALPFDQLAKKAHELGLVTGATVHVFNRWQWTEAEFDIDGNVVRLPLDGLSVRYGDNAADERKKLQTTVNRYRVLDRQRVFIAPVQRNNAAVTYYSAVGTLVELSVHEASGKVDLLAHHSIMECGNQISPQLVSGQLQGGLAMGIGHALHEYLPLYEDGPGNGTWNFNRYHLPRATDVAVWTQTGEVLPPLTDTDPPKGIAEVVMIPVVGAIVNAIAHAIGHRFTDLPVTPQRIQEALA
- a CDS encoding cytochrome c, translating into MTRRIASRMATTSGSGSASRLENRVAARTTRFGDRPRRVSRALLALGTALVLSACAKQDDLAAATAAAAAMGPQSTAADPLARGRYLVKAADCAACHTAADGAPFAGGVKLASPFGTFYGTNITPDRTHGIGNWTADDLYKALHDGVAPDKHLYPAMPYTSYRMLSRADSDAIYAYLMAQKPAAVTNRDPDLTFPFNLRFGVRFWDWAFLRDALPDASTGQSADWNRGRYLANALGHCAECHTPRAFSGQLDNARPLTGAALGRIAAPDITPQGLAARGWTATDLQAFFATGIAPQGSAFGEMYPVIHLSSQYMTHDDLRALSTYLLGDHPLAPQALQRGSADAAQLEAGRNVYLAVCAGCHGLNGQGKPHVAVPMQANSTLRQSDPRNLLVAMLDGLEPEEFPGLERMQDMPGFARQLSDTELAQLANYLRATWGGQPANVTADAVKALR
- a CDS encoding OpgC domain-containing protein, which encodes MKQSQSRLIELDFFRGLVLLIIVVDHIGGSILSRVTLHAYALCDAAEVFVFLGGFATATAYAALAERRSEATARNRFLRRSLEIYRAFLVTAGLMLLVSAVLTAFSIDAPNLATTDLDDLMDAPLAALRDILLFRRQPYLASVLPMYAFFALLAPMVLPLARSKPWLLLAGSVALWAGAPAVDAYLPAAPDMHWDFNPFAWQLLFVIGVLARCQRVYQRVSAHRLGWIVSALAFAVVAAAAYYKLFIEHEPLDGSLKQNLSYLRAVNFLAIGWLVANLIQLGWAKKAAQWLPWVGVIGRKGLLCFVAGAVISLTVDSVLYAATDGYLNYPLGLLADAIAVGALFAVALASEPLKRFFARLYGTRLRTWP
- a CDS encoding AI-2E family transporter produces the protein MNSRPPVVPSESSSPQDRLRKQRAYSLALYIGLVLLALWVVRDFIAVVAWAGVIAIALWPLLHKLEGSRWCKGRTTLVAVALTLAIALLVVLPVGIAIGQALHEMHDLTEWFKTAQENGIPMPAFLQNLPVGAHQITAWWQANLAQPLRDSSAMKQLHGATVMTLGRHFGARAIHAMMVFAFMLVTLFVIFQAGPRLSGDLIKGMRRAFGEAGAQLLQRMAAAVRGTVSGLVVVGLGEGALMGVAYFITGLPHVALLALITAIAAMLPFCAPLTFGLAALWLFSQGSVASAIGLAAFGTVVVFVAEHFVRPVLIGNSTRLPFLLVLFGILGGAETFGLLGLFIGPALMTVLMVLWTDLVQ